In Mycetocola zhujimingii, one DNA window encodes the following:
- a CDS encoding MFS transporter, with the protein MSTTVPAVTESTDARVGIRGWVALAVLMLPVLLVSVDNTVLNFALPAVSEDLTPTGAQLLWMIDIYPLVLAGLLVSMGSLGDRIGRRKLLLIGSAGFGVVSVVAAFASSIELLITARAILGFFGAMLMPSTLSLLRNIFQDRNQRRLAVAVWASGFAAGSALGPIIGGVLLEHLWWGSVFLIAVPFLAPLLILSPFLVPESRDPHPGRLDVVSIGLSLVTMFPLVYGIKHAATEGIDVLSILCILIAVASGVAFVRRQFRVETPMIDMALFRIPQFSGAIVVNLFSVIALVGGLFFVTQHLQLVLALSPLTAGFTLLPGLVTMIVAGLVVVPIAARVRPSIVVPVALLFSAGGYGAIALTGGDVSAFGIGACFVALGLGIGAAETVSNELVLAHAPAAKAGAASAVSETAYELGAVLGTAILGTILTASYRNAVAVPDGLTAEQSHAASETLGGAVSVAGQLPASAGDTLLESARVAFDSGVGLAAWVGFGLIVAAGIVALVSLRHVPEGVKTAQ; encoded by the coding sequence ATGAGCACCACAGTTCCGGCAGTTACCGAGTCGACCGACGCACGTGTCGGCATCCGTGGCTGGGTCGCCCTCGCCGTGCTGATGCTTCCTGTGCTGCTCGTCTCCGTCGACAACACAGTGCTGAATTTTGCGCTGCCCGCCGTGTCGGAAGACCTCACGCCGACGGGCGCCCAGCTGCTGTGGATGATCGATATCTACCCGCTCGTCCTCGCGGGCCTGCTCGTCTCGATGGGCAGCCTGGGCGACAGGATCGGGCGACGGAAACTCCTCCTCATCGGCTCGGCCGGATTCGGGGTAGTCTCGGTCGTCGCCGCGTTCGCGTCGTCCATTGAGTTACTCATCACCGCCCGCGCCATCCTCGGGTTCTTCGGTGCGATGCTCATGCCGTCGACGCTCTCGCTGCTGCGCAACATCTTCCAGGACCGGAACCAGCGCCGGCTCGCGGTGGCCGTCTGGGCGAGTGGTTTTGCCGCTGGCAGCGCCCTCGGCCCGATCATCGGCGGGGTTCTGCTCGAGCACCTCTGGTGGGGGTCTGTCTTCCTGATCGCGGTGCCCTTCCTCGCGCCGCTGCTGATCCTCTCTCCCTTCCTCGTCCCCGAGTCGCGCGACCCTCACCCTGGCCGGCTCGACGTCGTGAGTATCGGGCTCTCGCTCGTCACGATGTTTCCCCTCGTCTATGGGATCAAGCACGCGGCGACCGAGGGAATCGACGTCCTTTCCATCCTCTGCATTCTGATCGCGGTGGCATCCGGAGTCGCCTTCGTCCGCCGTCAGTTCCGGGTCGAGACCCCGATGATCGACATGGCGCTGTTCCGGATCCCGCAGTTCAGCGGTGCCATTGTGGTGAACCTGTTCAGCGTCATCGCGCTCGTTGGCGGGCTGTTCTTCGTCACCCAGCACCTGCAGCTGGTGCTCGCGCTGTCGCCGCTCACGGCGGGCTTCACCCTCCTGCCGGGACTCGTCACGATGATCGTCGCCGGCCTCGTCGTCGTGCCCATCGCTGCGCGGGTGCGGCCGTCGATCGTTGTCCCGGTTGCACTCCTCTTCTCCGCTGGCGGTTACGGCGCGATCGCGTTGACCGGTGGAGACGTCTCGGCGTTCGGGATCGGGGCGTGCTTCGTGGCCCTTGGGCTCGGCATCGGTGCAGCGGAAACGGTATCGAACGAGCTGGTTCTCGCTCATGCGCCCGCTGCCAAAGCAGGCGCCGCGTCGGCGGTCTCCGAGACCGCGTACGAACTCGGTGCCGTTCTTGGCACCGCGATCCTCGGGACGATCCTCACCGCCTCCTACCGGAATGCCGTTGCCGTCCCTGACGGACTCACCGCCGAACAGTCGCACGCCGCGTCCGAGACCCTCGGGGGAGCCGTGTCTGTGGCGGGACAACTGCCCGCTTCGGCCGGTGACACGTTGCTCGAATCGGCGCGGGTCGCCTTCGACAGCGGTGTCGGCCTCGCCGCGTGGGTGGGCTTCGGACTCATCGTCGCTGCGGGAATCGTCGCCCTGGTGTCGCTTCGCCACGTGCCGGAGGGCGTCAAGACGGCGCAGTAG
- a CDS encoding peptide methionine sulfoxide reductase, translating into MTEEPDRELDALIGAIPEGWTRVQIAGQGWGITRTTRAGGRTISFDAEHLGNNEYLGANVWNTSEGSVLRPCEVPEEKVMQILRDAAATFEA; encoded by the coding sequence ATGACTGAAGAACCGGATCGGGAGCTCGACGCGCTGATCGGGGCGATACCGGAGGGCTGGACCCGTGTTCAGATCGCTGGTCAAGGCTGGGGGATCACGCGCACTACGCGTGCGGGCGGCAGGACGATCTCCTTCGACGCCGAACACCTTGGCAACAACGAGTATCTCGGCGCGAACGTGTGGAATACGTCTGAGGGCTCGGTTCTCAGGCCGTGTGAGGTGCCCGAGGAAAAGGTCATGCAGATTCTGCGTGACGCCGCGGCAACGTTTGAGGCATGA
- the gltX gene encoding glutamate--tRNA ligase, whose translation MSSATTPQFSTATGTDVRVRFCPSPTGTPHVGLIRTALFNWAYARHTGGKLIFRIEDTDAARDSEESYQQIIDALTWLKLDWDEGEGVGGDQGPYRQSQRADIYTGVIERLKEAGHVYESFSNAEEIDERNAAAGRPKQFGYDNFDRDLTEEQKAAFRAEGRSPALRLKVPDTDLSFDDLVRGEITFPAGSFTDFVVVRPNGQPLYPFVNPVDDALMGITHVLRGEDLLPSTPRQIALYHALIDIGLTTFVPRFGHLPYVMGDGNKKLSKRDPESNLFHHKDRGFIPEGLVNYLALLGWGLSADRDVFSLDEMVAAFDVVNVNPSPARFDLKKAESINGDHIRLLAADDFAERTIPYLVRDGILTEPLTEKERAILAEAAPLVQERIALLGEAPGMLGFLFTDATGIEYQDDALKSLPKNAVEVLDAALAALGDVDDAAWKAESIQGALAASLIDGLGLKPRIAYGPLRVAVSGRRVSPPLFESMEILGKADSLARLERLKAFLES comes from the coding sequence ATGTCAAGCGCAACTACACCCCAGTTTTCCACCGCCACCGGCACCGACGTTCGCGTCCGGTTCTGCCCCTCTCCGACGGGCACGCCCCACGTGGGCCTCATCCGTACTGCCCTCTTCAACTGGGCATACGCGAGGCACACCGGCGGCAAGCTCATCTTCCGGATCGAAGACACGGACGCCGCGAGGGATAGCGAAGAAAGCTACCAGCAGATCATCGACGCCCTCACCTGGCTGAAGCTCGACTGGGACGAGGGCGAGGGTGTCGGCGGAGACCAGGGACCATACCGCCAGTCGCAGCGCGCCGACATCTACACCGGCGTCATCGAGCGACTCAAGGAAGCCGGCCACGTCTACGAGAGCTTCTCGAATGCTGAAGAGATCGACGAGCGCAACGCTGCCGCCGGCCGGCCGAAGCAGTTCGGCTACGACAACTTCGACCGCGACCTGACCGAGGAGCAGAAGGCGGCCTTCAGGGCCGAGGGCCGTTCGCCCGCGCTGCGCCTGAAGGTACCGGACACCGACCTCAGCTTCGACGACCTCGTCCGCGGCGAGATCACCTTCCCGGCGGGGTCCTTCACCGACTTCGTCGTCGTTCGGCCCAACGGGCAGCCGCTGTACCCGTTCGTGAACCCCGTCGATGACGCGCTCATGGGCATCACCCACGTGCTCCGCGGCGAAGACCTGCTGCCCTCGACGCCGCGCCAGATCGCGCTCTACCACGCACTCATCGACATCGGGCTGACGACGTTCGTTCCGCGCTTCGGCCACCTGCCCTATGTCATGGGCGATGGCAACAAGAAGCTCTCAAAGCGTGACCCTGAGTCGAACCTGTTCCACCACAAGGACCGCGGCTTCATCCCCGAGGGACTCGTCAACTACCTCGCCCTCCTCGGCTGGGGCCTGTCGGCCGACCGTGACGTCTTCTCGCTCGACGAGATGGTCGCGGCCTTCGACGTGGTCAACGTCAACCCGAGCCCGGCCCGGTTCGACCTCAAGAAGGCCGAGTCGATCAACGGCGACCACATCCGTCTCCTTGCCGCCGATGACTTTGCGGAGCGCACGATTCCGTATCTCGTTCGTGACGGCATCCTGACCGAACCGCTCACCGAGAAGGAGCGGGCGATCCTCGCTGAGGCCGCGCCGCTCGTCCAGGAGCGCATCGCTCTGCTCGGCGAGGCGCCGGGCATGCTCGGATTCCTCTTCACGGATGCCACAGGCATCGAGTATCAGGATGACGCACTGAAGAGCCTCCCCAAGAACGCCGTCGAGGTGCTCGACGCAGCCCTTGCAGCCCTGGGCGACGTCGATGACGCCGCCTGGAAGGCGGAGAGCATCCAGGGTGCGCTTGCTGCGTCGCTCATCGACGGACTCGGGCTCAAGCCGCGAATCGCATACGGGCCGCTTCGTGTCGCGGTGTCTGGCCGCCGGGTGTCCCCGCCGCTGTTCGAGTCCATGGAGATCCTCGGAAAGGCCGACTCTCTGGCGCGCCTGGAGCGGCTGAAAGCGTTCCTCGAGTCGTGA
- a CDS encoding branched-chain amino acid aminotransferase, whose translation MALASEIETEYFPLSFEQRPNDSVVAQVEREVILANPGFGKHFTDHMVAIDWTLDEGWHDARVQPYGPLLLDPAASVLHYAQEIFEGLKAYRHADGSVWTFRPEKNAERFQRSAHRLALPELSTEDFLESLKQLVRADINWVPDGEDTSLYLRPFMIANESFLGVRAAQKVSYYVIASPAGAYFPGGVKPVSIWLSTTYSRASRGGTGAAKCGGNYAASLLPQQEAAENGCAQVLFLDSESGNRIEELGGMNIFFVHKDKKVVTPELTGSILEGVTRDSIIQLARDRGFEVEERAVTIDEWRDGVESGDITEVFACGTAAVITPIGELKGPDFSIGTPDAEPGELTMSIRDELTDIQHGRREDVHGWLYRLDA comes from the coding sequence ATGGCACTGGCATCAGAGATCGAGACCGAGTACTTCCCGCTGTCGTTCGAGCAGCGGCCGAATGACAGCGTCGTTGCCCAGGTCGAGCGCGAGGTCATCCTCGCCAACCCTGGATTCGGAAAACACTTCACCGACCACATGGTCGCCATCGACTGGACGCTCGATGAGGGCTGGCATGACGCTCGCGTCCAGCCGTACGGTCCGCTCCTGCTCGACCCCGCGGCATCCGTCCTGCACTACGCGCAGGAGATCTTCGAGGGACTCAAGGCCTACCGTCACGCCGACGGTTCGGTCTGGACCTTCCGGCCGGAGAAGAACGCCGAGCGGTTCCAACGCTCAGCGCACCGGCTCGCGCTTCCCGAGCTCTCGACCGAGGACTTCCTTGAATCGCTCAAGCAGTTGGTCCGTGCCGACATCAACTGGGTGCCCGACGGCGAAGACACGAGCCTCTACCTCCGTCCGTTCATGATCGCCAACGAGTCATTCCTCGGCGTTCGGGCCGCGCAGAAGGTCAGCTACTACGTCATTGCCAGCCCGGCGGGCGCGTACTTCCCCGGCGGGGTGAAGCCGGTGTCGATCTGGCTGTCCACGACCTACAGCCGCGCCAGCCGCGGTGGAACGGGTGCCGCCAAGTGCGGCGGCAACTACGCAGCGTCGCTGCTCCCGCAGCAGGAAGCAGCGGAGAACGGCTGCGCCCAGGTGCTCTTCCTTGATTCTGAGTCGGGAAATCGCATCGAGGAGCTCGGCGGCATGAACATTTTCTTCGTCCACAAGGACAAGAAGGTTGTCACGCCAGAGCTGACCGGAAGCATCCTCGAGGGCGTCACCCGCGACAGCATCATCCAGCTGGCGCGTGACAGGGGCTTCGAGGTCGAGGAGCGGGCGGTGACGATCGATGAGTGGCGTGACGGCGTCGAGTCCGGTGACATCACCGAGGTGTTCGCCTGCGGCACGGCGGCCGTCATCACTCCGATCGGTGAGCTCAAGGGCCCCGACTTCTCCATCGGCACTCCCGACGCCGAACCGGGTGAACTGACCATGAGCATCCGTGACGAACTGACCGACATCCAGCACGGGCGCCGCGAAGACGTTCACGGCTGGCTGTACCGGCTCGACGCTTAA
- a CDS encoding 3-isopropylmalate dehydrogenase, producing the protein MPGPVKLAVIPGDGIGPEVVAEAIKVLDAVTAQSATTFEKTWFSLGAARFLETGDVLTDADLASISAHDAILLGAVGGVPGDPRLKDANIERGLLLGLRFALDHYVNLRPTHVYPGVPSPLSNPGDVDFIVVREGTEGPYVGNGGAIRRGTGHEVANEVSVNTAFGVERVVRFAFAQAAQRRNKLTLVHKTNVLTFAGGMWQRIVNEVAAEFPGVSVDYLHVDAATIFLVTDPARFDVIVTDNLFGDILTDLAGAISGGIGLAASGNINPDGAFPSMFEPVHGSAPDIAGQQKADPTAAILSVALLLEHLGLTEEAAAVTSAVTADIASRGPEARTTSEIGDAIAHALGAH; encoded by the coding sequence ATGCCAGGTCCCGTCAAGCTTGCTGTCATTCCTGGCGACGGGATCGGCCCTGAGGTCGTCGCTGAGGCGATCAAGGTACTGGATGCCGTGACGGCGCAGAGCGCGACGACGTTCGAGAAGACGTGGTTCTCGCTCGGTGCTGCCCGCTTCCTCGAGACCGGTGATGTGCTCACCGACGCTGACCTCGCGAGCATCTCCGCGCACGACGCCATCCTGCTCGGCGCCGTCGGTGGAGTGCCGGGAGACCCACGGCTGAAAGACGCGAATATCGAACGAGGACTCCTCCTCGGGCTGCGCTTCGCGCTCGATCACTACGTCAACCTGCGGCCGACGCACGTCTATCCCGGCGTGCCCAGCCCCCTGTCGAACCCCGGCGATGTCGACTTCATCGTTGTCCGGGAGGGAACGGAGGGACCATACGTCGGAAACGGCGGTGCGATTCGCCGCGGCACCGGGCACGAGGTGGCGAACGAGGTATCCGTCAATACAGCGTTCGGGGTTGAGCGGGTTGTGCGCTTCGCCTTCGCGCAGGCTGCCCAGCGCCGCAACAAGCTCACGCTCGTGCACAAGACCAACGTTTTGACGTTTGCCGGCGGAATGTGGCAGCGCATCGTCAACGAGGTGGCCGCGGAGTTCCCCGGTGTGAGCGTCGATTACCTCCACGTGGATGCCGCAACGATCTTCCTCGTCACCGACCCTGCTAGATTTGACGTCATCGTCACGGACAACCTCTTCGGCGACATTCTCACCGACCTGGCCGGCGCAATCAGCGGCGGCATCGGGCTCGCGGCCTCGGGAAACATCAACCCGGATGGCGCCTTCCCGAGCATGTTCGAGCCGGTCCACGGTTCTGCTCCCGACATTGCCGGGCAGCAGAAAGCGGATCCGACCGCGGCAATCCTCAGCGTCGCGCTCCTGCTCGAGCACCTCGGCCTCACCGAAGAAGCAGCGGCGGTCACCTCGGCCGTCACCGCGGATATCGCCAGCCGTGGCCCAGAGGCGAGAACAACCTCCGAGATCGGGGATGCCATCGCGCACGCTCTCGGCGCACACTAG
- a CDS encoding TetR/AcrR family transcriptional regulator — MTSNAQERMPDTASTRDRILVAYEDLLIEAGERGATLDAVAARAGVSKGGLLYHFGSKDALSAGLVERLQHLTGLDVRKMRAAPAGPVDYLIRTSIDSGSALDRSLVATSRLAQADDPRASEALAAIRGEWLAVITESIGDPAVARAIMLVSDGLYFNSAMLGMGTPDPADVSTAAIDGLLTVLSRLTPPSAHD; from the coding sequence ATGACCAGTAACGCACAGGAACGGATGCCGGATACCGCTTCAACGCGCGACCGAATTCTCGTCGCCTATGAAGACCTGCTCATCGAGGCTGGCGAACGCGGCGCGACTCTCGACGCTGTCGCCGCGCGGGCCGGGGTGTCCAAGGGCGGCCTGCTCTACCACTTTGGTTCGAAGGATGCCCTGTCCGCCGGCCTCGTCGAGCGACTGCAGCACCTCACCGGCCTCGACGTCAGAAAGATGAGGGCGGCACCGGCCGGACCCGTCGATTACCTCATTCGCACATCGATCGATTCGGGAAGCGCCCTCGACCGGTCACTCGTTGCGACGTCGCGGCTGGCCCAAGCCGACGACCCCCGTGCGAGCGAGGCCCTCGCCGCCATCCGCGGCGAGTGGCTCGCGGTCATCACCGAGTCCATCGGAGACCCGGCCGTTGCCCGAGCCATCATGCTCGTCAGCGACGGCCTGTATTTCAACTCGGCCATGCTCGGCATGGGGACGCCGGACCCCGCCGATGTCTCGACCGCGGCAATCGACGGCCTTCTCACAGTTCTGTCGCGGCTCACTCCCCCTAGCGCCCACGATTGA
- a CDS encoding DUF1345 domain-containing protein — MSDLARANWSSLISGAAGLASAAFFVSTRGGNDELEASTVLIAAYLAAWPAFVAIYLVWTHVVYAQRGPRALAVVARQESRSLRRVWVRIFGYGGASNWALLGALVAVALTIVVAQNPAFQGDWVFILLGLLTVASSWALMVYSFALEYLRLASVKDEDGALIEVNVDGDPQFTDYLTLAILLSTMAATVSANIRSRRAWTLVRVNVLFAFTFNTVIVAMMVSLLFGGALG; from the coding sequence GTGAGTGATCTTGCGAGAGCCAACTGGAGCTCGCTGATCTCCGGCGCCGCGGGACTCGCATCGGCGGCATTTTTCGTGAGCACTCGTGGCGGCAACGATGAGCTCGAGGCGTCGACGGTGCTGATCGCGGCTTACCTCGCGGCATGGCCGGCTTTCGTCGCGATTTATCTCGTGTGGACGCATGTTGTCTATGCCCAACGCGGCCCCCGCGCTCTGGCCGTGGTGGCACGACAGGAGTCCCGGTCCCTGCGACGCGTATGGGTGCGAATCTTCGGCTACGGCGGTGCGTCAAACTGGGCACTCCTGGGCGCTCTGGTCGCCGTTGCGCTGACGATCGTCGTCGCACAGAACCCGGCGTTCCAGGGCGATTGGGTCTTCATTCTGCTCGGACTGCTCACGGTGGCTAGTTCGTGGGCTCTCATGGTGTACTCCTTTGCGCTGGAGTACCTGCGTCTGGCATCGGTGAAAGACGAGGACGGGGCCCTCATCGAGGTGAACGTCGACGGCGATCCGCAGTTCACCGACTACCTGACACTAGCCATTCTTCTTTCCACCATGGCAGCGACGGTATCAGCGAACATCCGCTCGCGACGCGCATGGACGCTCGTCCGAGTGAACGTCCTCTTCGCTTTCACCTTCAACACCGTGATTGTCGCGATGATGGTGTCATTGCTGTTCGGCGGTGCTCTCGGCTAA
- a CDS encoding fumarylacetoacetate hydrolase family protein — protein sequence MKIARFSHDGAINFGILDEGDFVVLAGDPMFQGFETTGERVPLADAVLLAPVIPRSKVVCVGKNYADHAKEMGGDAPAEPLLFLKPNTSVIGPSDRIILPSLSQQVEHEGELAVIIGSVAKNVRAEDADSVIFGYTIGNDVTARDLQRTDGQWTRAKGFDTFCPLGPIVETEFDLESATLETRVNGDVRQHAPLSDMIHSVAEIIAYASAVFTLLPGDVILTGTPAGVGPIVSGDVVEVEVSGLGILRNSAV from the coding sequence GTGAAAATCGCACGCTTCAGCCACGACGGCGCCATCAACTTCGGAATCCTCGACGAGGGCGACTTTGTCGTTCTCGCGGGTGACCCGATGTTCCAGGGCTTCGAGACCACGGGGGAGCGCGTTCCGCTCGCCGACGCTGTTCTGCTCGCACCGGTCATCCCTCGGTCCAAGGTGGTCTGCGTCGGCAAGAACTATGCCGACCACGCGAAGGAGATGGGTGGGGACGCTCCTGCCGAGCCTCTGCTCTTCCTCAAGCCGAACACCTCGGTGATCGGGCCAAGCGACCGCATCATTCTTCCGTCGCTGTCGCAGCAGGTGGAGCACGAGGGCGAACTCGCCGTCATCATCGGTTCTGTGGCTAAGAACGTTCGCGCCGAAGACGCCGACAGTGTGATCTTCGGTTACACCATCGGCAACGACGTCACAGCCCGTGACCTCCAGCGCACGGACGGCCAGTGGACGCGGGCCAAGGGCTTTGATACCTTCTGCCCGCTCGGTCCGATCGTCGAGACCGAGTTCGACCTCGAGAGCGCGACGCTCGAGACGCGGGTCAACGGCGACGTTCGCCAGCACGCGCCGCTGTCAGACATGATCCACTCGGTCGCCGAGATCATCGCGTACGCTTCTGCGGTGTTCACGCTGCTGCCGGGTGACGTCATCCTCACCGGAACACCGGCCGGCGTCGGACCCATCGTCTCGGGCGACGTCGTCGAGGTCGAGGTCAGCGGGCTCGGCATCCTGAGGAACTCCGCCGTCTAA
- a CDS encoding DUF6458 family protein: MSIGLGIFLFAVGAILTFAVNVSVEWVNLDLIGYILMGAGLVVFIVGLALMTRKRHSVVTNRTAVDPTTGTRVETAERNDSL; this comes from the coding sequence ATGAGTATTGGCCTGGGAATTTTCCTGTTTGCGGTCGGAGCGATCCTGACATTCGCCGTGAACGTATCGGTGGAATGGGTGAACCTCGACCTGATCGGGTACATCCTCATGGGTGCCGGCCTCGTGGTCTTCATCGTCGGCCTCGCGCTCATGACACGCAAGCGTCACTCCGTCGTGACCAACCGCACAGCGGTTGACCCAACCACCGGAACCCGCGTCGAGACCGCGGAGCGCAACGACTCGCTCTAA
- a CDS encoding type II CAAX prenyl endopeptidase Rce1 family protein produces MRTGRARRALVCFFRVSEAARGETLLTLRGAFVVSIVTALLFRKMQSVWPGVMVHAVNNATAMTVPLLLSAVSG; encoded by the coding sequence GTGAGAACCGGGCGAGCACGCAGAGCCCTCGTCTGCTTCTTCCGTGTCTCCGAAGCCGCCCGCGGAGAAACCCTTCTCACCCTCCGCGGCGCATTCGTCGTCAGCATCGTCACCGCGCTGCTCTTCCGTAAAATGCAATCCGTCTGGCCCGGTGTCATGGTTCACGCGGTGAACAACGCTACTGCCATGACTGTCCCACTGCTGCTCTCCGCTGTCAGCGGATAG
- a CDS encoding NAD(P)/FAD-dependent oxidoreductase, which yields MSDTFDVVVIGGGPAGLSAALNLVRARQRVLLLDGNRPRNAATLNSHGFLTRDGVSPLELRKLGREEVAGYDNAEVQFGTVTEVSADDAGFRVKADGIRGSADRDVLARRVLVATGLTETLPSIGNIRAYYGTALHSCYECDGFEKAGEPLAIVGESDDLAQHALLATVWSRDVMVFTNGVGTVTDADERMLAERNIPVERREVAEFVGERGVLTGLRLVDGTVIERTAGFIRPLWHATHSYLSGPQPLTDDLGLLLVDSGGRTSVPGLYAAGDITPPGPEQLIVAAGAGAQVSAAIVRDSI from the coding sequence GTGAGCGACACGTTCGACGTCGTCGTGATCGGGGGAGGGCCGGCCGGGCTCTCCGCCGCGCTGAACCTCGTGCGGGCCAGGCAGCGGGTGCTGCTGCTCGACGGCAACCGGCCGAGAAATGCCGCGACGTTGAACTCGCACGGCTTCCTCACCCGCGACGGTGTCTCGCCGCTTGAACTGCGGAAGCTCGGTCGCGAGGAAGTGGCCGGGTACGACAATGCCGAGGTGCAATTCGGCACCGTCACCGAGGTCAGCGCCGACGACGCGGGATTCCGGGTGAAGGCCGATGGCATCCGCGGATCGGCGGATCGCGACGTGCTGGCCCGCCGGGTCCTGGTCGCGACCGGGCTCACCGAGACGCTGCCGTCGATCGGCAACATCCGTGCGTACTACGGCACTGCGCTGCACAGCTGCTACGAATGCGATGGTTTCGAGAAGGCGGGGGAGCCGCTGGCCATTGTCGGCGAGAGTGATGACCTCGCCCAGCACGCGCTGCTCGCTACGGTGTGGTCACGCGACGTCATGGTCTTCACCAACGGGGTCGGAACGGTAACGGATGCCGATGAACGCATGCTGGCGGAACGGAACATTCCCGTCGAGCGTCGTGAGGTTGCCGAGTTCGTGGGCGAGCGCGGTGTCCTCACGGGGCTGCGACTGGTCGACGGAACCGTGATCGAGCGAACCGCTGGCTTCATTCGGCCGCTGTGGCATGCGACCCACTCCTACCTGAGCGGGCCTCAGCCGCTCACCGACGACCTGGGGCTCCTTCTCGTGGACTCGGGTGGGCGGACGAGCGTTCCGGGCTTATATGCCGCTGGAGACATCACCCCGCCGGGGCCGGAGCAGCTTATCGTTGCCGCAGGTGCTGGCGCGCAGGTCTCGGCGGCCATCGTTCGCGACTCAATTTGA
- the serA gene encoding phosphoglycerate dehydrogenase has product MSKPVVLIAEELSPATVDALGPDFDVRTVDGTDRQALLSALADANAVLVRSATKVDEEAIAAAPNLKVIARAGVGLDNVDIKAATTAGVMVVNAPTSNIISAAELTVGHILSLARHIPQAHNALAGSQWKRSKYTGTELYEKTIGIIGLGRIGALITARMQAFGTNVIAYDPYVTSARAQQLGVQLVTLDELLAQSDFITIHMPKTPETTGMIGAEQFAMMKPTAYIVNVARGGLIDEDALYDALLDGKIAGAGLDVFVSEPPTNDKLLSLPNIIVTPHLGASTGEAQEKAGVSVAKSVRLALGGELVPDAVNVAGGVIDPYVRPGIPLVEKLGQIFAALTTSPLTSIDVEVHGELSEYDVSVLKLAALKGIFTNIVSETVSYVNAPLLAEQRGIVVRLITDDESNEYRNVITLRGALSDGSQVSVSGTLTGTKQIEKLVEINGYDVEVPISSHHIVMLYTDRPGIVAVYGQRFGEAAINIAGMQVARREAGGQALSVLTVDSPVPDEILEAVRADIDATVLREIDITE; this is encoded by the coding sequence GTGTCAAAACCGGTCGTGTTGATCGCCGAAGAACTTTCCCCAGCAACTGTCGATGCCCTCGGGCCCGACTTTGATGTCCGCACCGTCGACGGCACCGACCGCCAGGCGCTTCTCTCCGCACTCGCCGACGCCAACGCTGTGCTCGTGCGCTCGGCGACGAAGGTTGACGAGGAGGCCATTGCGGCTGCGCCGAACCTCAAGGTGATCGCCCGCGCGGGTGTCGGACTCGACAACGTCGACATCAAGGCGGCGACAACCGCCGGCGTCATGGTCGTGAACGCGCCCACCTCGAACATCATCTCGGCGGCCGAACTCACGGTCGGTCACATCCTCAGCCTCGCCCGTCACATCCCGCAGGCTCACAACGCCCTCGCCGGTTCCCAGTGGAAGCGCTCGAAGTACACCGGTACCGAGCTGTATGAGAAGACCATCGGCATCATCGGCCTCGGCCGCATCGGCGCCCTGATCACCGCTCGCATGCAGGCGTTCGGAACGAACGTCATCGCATACGACCCCTATGTCACGAGCGCACGGGCGCAGCAGCTTGGCGTCCAGCTCGTCACCCTCGACGAGCTGCTTGCCCAGTCGGACTTCATCACCATCCACATGCCCAAGACCCCCGAAACCACCGGCATGATCGGCGCTGAACAGTTCGCCATGATGAAGCCCACGGCGTACATCGTCAACGTCGCCCGCGGCGGGCTCATCGACGAAGACGCGCTGTACGACGCGCTGCTCGACGGAAAGATCGCCGGCGCCGGCCTCGACGTGTTCGTCTCCGAGCCGCCGACGAACGACAAGCTCCTCTCCCTCCCGAACATCATCGTCACCCCGCACCTCGGTGCATCGACGGGCGAAGCGCAGGAGAAGGCCGGTGTCTCCGTGGCCAAGTCGGTGCGGCTCGCGCTCGGAGGCGAACTGGTGCCGGACGCCGTGAACGTCGCCGGCGGTGTCATCGACCCGTACGTACGCCCCGGCATCCCGCTGGTTGAAAAGCTCGGGCAGATCTTTGCCGCCCTCACCACGTCGCCGCTCACGAGCATTGACGTCGAGGTGCACGGTGAGCTCAGCGAATACGACGTCAGCGTGCTCAAGCTCGCCGCTCTCAAGGGCATCTTCACCAACATCGTCAGCGAGACCGTGTCGTACGTCAACGCACCACTGCTGGCCGAACAGCGTGGGATCGTCGTTCGGTTGATCACGGATGACGAGAGCAACGAATACCGCAACGTCATCACCCTGCGCGGTGCGCTGAGCGACGGTTCCCAGGTGTCGGTGTCCGGCACGCTGACGGGCACGAAGCAGATCGAGAAGCTCGTTGAGATCAACGGCTACGACGTCGAGGTTCCCATCTCGAGCCACCACATCGTCATGCTCTACACCGACCGACCCGGAATCGTCGCCGTCTACGGCCAGCGCTTCGGCGAGGCAGCCATCAACATTGCGGGAATGCAGGTCGCACGCCGCGAGGCCGGGGGACAGGCACTCAGCGTGCTCACCGTTGACTCACCGGTGCCGGACGAGATCCTCGAGGCCGTCCGCGCCGACATCGACGCGACAGTGCTTCGCGAAATCGACATCACGGAGTAG